In the Nicotiana tabacum cultivar K326 chromosome 16, ASM71507v2, whole genome shotgun sequence genome, one interval contains:
- the LOC107793409 gene encoding secreted RxLR effector protein 161-like, with product MDETGSPMNQTMYRGIVGSLLYLTTSQPDIVISVGLCTRFQSNPKKSHLKVAKRILRYLKGTQDLVLYYSSCDSFNLIGYADTDYTGYLVDRKNTSGMAHFLESCLISWGTRKQNSVALSTT from the coding sequence atggatgaaactggATCTCCTATGAATCAAACAATGTATAGAGGCATCGTTGGTTCTCTTCTCTATCTCACTACTAGTCAACCTGATATTGTCATCAGTGTGGGGTTGTGTAcgaggtttcaatcaaatcccaagaaATCTCACTTGAAGGTTGCCAAAAGAatactgagatatctcaaaggcacACAGGACCTGGTGCTATATTATTCATCATGTGACAGTTTTAATCTGATTGGGTATGCTGACACAGACTATacaggttatcttgtggacagaAAAAATACTTCTGGGATGGCTCACTTCTTAGAATCATGTCTTATCTCTTGGGGGACAaggaagcaaaattcagtggctctttcaacaaCTTAA